ACTGTGACTGCGTGTATTATGTTCTAGGCCTATTTGTGCTCTGCAAGGATTGTTTTGCAGACAGATGACGTCACCtttaaagtaaaactgcaataaATTTCAAAGAATGTCAAATAATCTTGAAAACAACACAATAAATAAGATAACACACTGATGATTATGTAGTGATTTGATCTGATTTGAAATGTAAGACATTTGTCCAACTGTGTGTCCAACACTTAAGAGCCAAACTAGTCGACATCTGGACTTCTTTTGCCTGGCAGTTTTGGCTGTACTATTCATTGCTTTTTAGCATGAACTATCAAGCTGAAATCCAAACTTCAGTATCTTTATGAAAAACATGACTGATGTGCCAATGTAAATCAAACTTAAAAAATGTAATGTATCAGAGTCCAAAATAAGAAATACTGTATCAGTGCTTATGGCCTATCACTGATCATTCATCACTGGGACACTAAGTCTTATGCTCAGAACGTCTAACCTAATACCAGAGAAGGTTTCAGAATTACATTTTACAAAGTGAGGTGATAGACATGCAAATGAGATGTAAAACTTTCTCTTCTCTGCATTATGGTCCTCCTTAGTCATGCCTTTGTTAACCTATACAATTCATAATGAAGTAGACCTATATCATAGGTATTTGAACTGTATTAGTAGGTGTACAAAGGAGTGTCAAGCACAGTATGTAGACCTACATACAAAAAGAGCATTGTGTAACTTTGTGTTCCACGTTTAAAAAACAGCATAGTGAATTGTAGCAGCAGGGCTCTATAGTGCGACCATTTTACTTGCAAATGCGCCTAAATATTTTGCGGTGCTACCATGAATTTTAATCTAGGAGCATCTGTgtaccccctccccccaaaaaaataaataaataataatcaccCAGATGATAATTGTTGCAATGATTACTTCACTATACCGCGCAGCCCGTGGAGAATACACTAAGCACAGATTCATGACCGTCATGCTTGCACAATTAATACAAAGAACCTGGCTTGTTACCGCAAATATTTTTCATTGTGCTCCTAAATTTCTTTGTGTGCTCCTACATTTTTCAACTTAGACGCGCACATGCTCCTTGTAAAAAAGAGTCAGAGTCCTGAGAAGAATGTGATAGTGCTCCATAACAAggcctacatacagttgaagtcggaagtttacataaactagttttaatgactctaacctaagtgtttcaaccactccacaaatgtctttttaacaaactatagttttggaaagtcggttaggacatctactttgtgcatgacacaagtaatttttccaacaattgtttacagacaagactatttcactgtatcacaattccagtgggtcagaagattacatacactaagttgactgtgcctttaaacagcttggaaaattccagaacttgatgtcatggctttagaagcttctgataggctaattgacatcatttgagtcaattggaggtgtacctgtggatgtatttcaaggcctaccttgaaactcactgcctctttgcttgatatcatgggaaaatcaaaataaatcagcaaagacctcagaaaaaaaattgtagacctccacaagcctggttcatccttgggagcaatttccaaacgcctgaaggtaccacgttcatctgtacaaacaatagtacgcaagtataaacaccataggaccacgcagccatcataccgctcaggaaggaaacgcgttcGGTCTCCTCGAGATCAAtgttctttggtgcgaaaagtgcaaatcaatcccagaacagcagcaaaggaccttgtgaagatgctggaggaaacaggtacaaaagtatctatatccacagtataactcgtcctatatcgacataacctgaaaggccgctcggcaaggaagaagccactgctccaaaaccggcataaaaaattcagacaacggtttgcaactgcacatggggacaaagatctgactttttggagaaatgtcctctggactgatgaaacaaaaacagaactgtttggccataatgaccatccttatgtttggaggaaaaggggggaggcttgcaagccgaagaacaccatcccaaccgtgaagtacgggggtggcagcatcatgttgtggggtgctttgctgcaggagggactggtgcacttcacaaaatagatgacatgatgagaaaggaaaatgatgtggatatattgaagcaacatatcaagacatcagtcaggaagttcaagcttggtcgcaaatgggtcttccaaatggacaatgaccccaagcatacttccaaagttgtggcaacatggcttaaggtcaacaaagtcaaggtattggagtggccatcacaacgccctgacctcaatcccataagaACTGAAAAaccatgtgcgagcaaggaggcctacaaacctgacgcagttacaccagctctgtcaggaggaatgggacaaaattcacccaactttttgtgggaagcttgtggaaggctacctgaaacgtttgacccaagttaaacaatttaaaggcaatacactcaattagtatttggtagcatgtaaacttctgacccattgggaatgtgatgaaagaaataaaagctctctgctattattctgacatttcacattcttaaaataaagtggtaatcctaactgacctaagacagggaatttttactaggattaaatgtcaagaattgtgaaaaactgagtttaaatgtagttggctaaggtgtatgtaaacttccgactttaactgtagtTATCATGTGAGAGTTCCAGCAAGAGACAGGCCTATTAAAACAGAGTTGTCTTTCAAAGACTAAATCATTTTGATTTCAACTGCACATGGTCTCATATCAAAAGGTGTTGGTGTTGATACGTGTCTGGCAGCTAACACTGAACATTTGTTGTGTGGAAActagaaacatttaaaaaacaaggccTAAATGCATCACTGTCTGGCAACAAATGGGTCTAATGCAGAACAGGACACACAGCATACCATCACGTAAATACCAACAGAGCTTCTGGACAAAAGCAAGGATTGTGTCTAAACTTTGTATGCAAACCCAAATGTGGTTGACCACTGATCTTATATGGTGGTGTTGTTCATTTATAAATATTAATTTGTGGAAAATTGTATGATATTAATTGTGTATTTTTCCACATTGTCAATGTTGCAAGACACAATCTCTTTTAAGgtaaaaatctttttttttttaagtgacaTGAGTTAGTCTTTTCCACATTCCACACAGCATGTGTCATAAGCATCATGTGCTGACCCCAAAAAATATAAATTATTTTACTATACATTTTCTGATGAATCAATGACCAACAAATCATGTAATGTCATGATACATGAGGCGCCATTTAATGTGTGACCAAACAAGTCCAGTAATCTATGCATGTGTGGATGACAAGTATGATCAATGGTTAGTATTACGTTTGAGTTCGTCCTTTCAGTTCCCAACTAAATGTGTCTGCTAAGACCATATTTGAGCTAGGCTTAATTACTATTAGTCTACACTACATCATGACAAAGTGTGACATTCAGGACTTGACTGTGGACACTGTACCTGACGTACACATCACACTCTTAACGTCCTTGCCTACGATATTAAAAAATGGTCCTTCATCTAGGACAGTAGCACGTTTTGGGTAATGCTGGCACTCTTGTCCTCTCTTGTTAAGTCAATACAGTTGGACAACAGGCAGTGACATCTTTATTTCACTGATCAATACTGGTCTACACAAATGCCCCTCACTGCCTGACAACATTAACGCTAGACCAGACCTGTATGGTAGTATCCAGACTTGAGCCTGCAATCTATTCCTGACAACATCCACTGCAGGACAATGAGTCAAATGAACAAAGAACAAATTCAATGTTGTGTTGTATGAGTGAAGTGTGCTATTACAACACCGTAATAAAACATCCTTTATGCTGCGTATGTGTCTTATCTTTTCAGAATAATCTCCATCTTTAAGGTAGTCCAGTTTACAACAAAGGCTATTGCTGAAACAATATTTGTCAGGGCACTTTTATAAAACGTCACAGGTTCAGACAGAATCAGAGAGGCAAAACTAAATTCGGATAAATCAAACTGATAATGAACAATATGATAGGCTAATCTAATATGGTCAGAGAGGGCAGAGCACATACTAAAATGTCAGCTGAACATATTGCCCTCGTTGGATTTGAAAACTCTTACTGTTAATGTGTGACATTACGCCTAAATATTTCACAAATAAACTAGAATCAGCTACCATCACTGATAATAAAAGGAAGGCAGACTGCAATCCATAAAGTTTCTACACACAAATAGCCTGTTTATATAAATCTTTAAAGGAATTACATTCCTTTAGGGTTTTAAAATATGGAACATAATTTGATGTTAACGCCTGATGTCTATTTACTGTCAGAGTGGAGGGCCCTGTCCTTCCAAAAACAGCTTCTTTCTGATACACAATTGGTTCTTGAGCTTAGATATTGAAAATGTAAGCAAGCTAGCAATATTTCACATCCCTGAATGTAATGATTGGGCATGCTGAATGTTATGACTGGGCATGCATAAGAAAGTAATATGTTGTCAAGTCATCAACTTCTTCATAAAATCAaggggcatttaaaaaaaaattgtagcctATAACATTTTACAGACAGAATCTTTAAAAAGGGCTTGCCTTGCTCAGCTGGGTCAGTGATATTGTTTGTTTACAATCAACTGTAAGTGTGAACAGGATGTTTGACTATTCGGGGGGTCTTGGATGAATATCTTCCATCTTGAACTATTGGGGAATGAATATCCTCCGTGGTTACAATACATTGCCTGGAATACAGTGAGTGTTGAAGCCAAATAAATACACTTGATGTTACTCCCACTTTCCATTGCAGTGGCCTCACATCCTAACTACAGTGAAATAATAACCTTATAGAGAACTTCAGAGATTAGTGAACATGTAGCACTAACCACTTATTTTCTAAGCCTATATGAAAATTACGCTTGTGAGTGAATTACTAAATAATGATCATTGCATTGATTACTCTACCATAAGTGATCACCCTTGAACTTGGACTTAACTTGTTTGACAGGTTTTCCTGTCATCAACTCAACACTCAACAAACAAGAATAGAATAGGATGTCTGAATAAAAGTTACTTAGGTAAATTAACTTTCTGGTGCGTGCGGCTGCATGTTTTAGTCATATGGATTTAATTATTGCAGGACCATCAGAATAGTTTATTTCAAGAGACGATTATTTGGTGTGAGTAGAGGTGAGTGACCTGGATGGTGAATAGTTCAGCAGTGTAGGGGTGATTGTCTGTCTggactactgtaggcctatgcattcTGGGTATGGGGTTTAATTGCCTCCTTGCTGGAGACCACAGGTTCAAGGTTGTGTACTCTTGCGCACGTGTGCTCACTCTGAGCAGTCAGTGATACGTTTTGCACAAATGAATGAAGGCAATGATGAACTTGATGCCAGCCCATGACCTACCTGTTCTCTGGATATGCACGGTAACGAAGGTCTGCGAGGCATTTTACAGCTGCCATAATAGCTGGTCGACGTTTCCCCCAAAGAAACACAACTGGATCTTCTCCTGGGTCTGATCACAGGGACTTTCTCCTCGTTGCTGGAGATCCTATTCGGCGTTTCCCTCGACGGGTAATAATGGTCAAAACAGAGGGACAAGAGCGAGCCTGAGACACCCGCCAAACACGCAAACACGGGTCTCAGGAGTGCAGGCAGACAGCTCAGACTGGTGAAAGACACCAACCACACAACACTGGCAAACACCAGGATCAGAACACTGTGTTTGAGTTTCAAAGTGGGGATCAGTGTTAGGAGACCCACACACCCCAACACGAATAACAACCTGCCAAACATTTGCATCTGGTGTTGGTCCTCTCCCCACTGCAAAAACCGCAAAACTAAAAAATCCCCTAAGTAACATGATGCTGGCAGTGACACAAGCCAACATTTATTActttccctctttttcctccttaaataaaaggtcaaaaaGAAGAATGCACAGCCTATGCTAAAGAGAGGGCTGATGGACTGAGAGAAGCCCGACAGAAAAGTCCGCAAATCCCAAAAGCTGAAGTCACTTTGTAAGCTCCTGGAAATAAGCAACGAAACTGCAAAAATTGCGAATGCACCCAGGTATAGGCCAGAAATTCTAAATATTTTTGAATTCAGAATGTCCTCAATGCAAAACCTACAGACGTTAAACAAAAATCCCCTTTGATGGTCTTGTTTTAAAGGGGTGACGCAGCTCTTCACATAGCCGTTCCTGAAGCTCTCTGTGCTGTTTGCATTGGCAACCCCATCGTGGTGCCTGATTTTACTGTGCAAAACCTCTCCTTCCTCGCGAACAGCCATGTTTTCAACTGTAGCTCCTTGGATTCCTTCAAAAGTTTCCTTCTCCCAATATTCTCGACGTATTAACACTCAACTACATGACGGCAAACGCACTCCATGGTCACTCAAACGTGCTCAAACATTTTGACTAAAAGAAAGAGAAGgtgaaatgttgttgtttttagatAAAAGGGACTCCGTGTCGCCGCCTAGATGTGACAATCCGCTACAAAAACTACAGATCTACACAGGCACGCGCTCTGCAGCACTGGAACAAACCGTGCACTCTCATGGTCGGTCAGAAAACGGAAGAAGAGTGCTGCTATATAAAATCTAAGGCTGTCGGAGTTAATCAGCTCGAGTTAACTTTTTGTAATTTTAGTGCACGCGTTTTTTAAATCACAATTAATTTCATTGTCTGAACGCGTTCATAATACACtgaaaacccccccaaaaaaataataatatgtacAGCTAAAAACAACCACGCAACGTCAACATGTTGACAGTGAGGTTAAAGAAAGTGTGCATTTATCAATTTACCTGAGTTTGCTTGCGTTACTTTGGACAAAATCCAAACGTCAAATGATCTTGCCTTCAAACAGATATGCAACTTGATCTGTTTCATTAGGATTTTATGATTGATAAAGTACATTTTGGCCAACAATAAGGCCCATTATTTGAAGATTTAGCcattattattagtggtagtagaagtagtagtaataatagtagtagttattTTCTAGTGTAATTACACAGCCAGGCTATTGTACCCCTATCTAGGCCTAATTACTCTGGCAGGCCTGTGATATTGAAAGATTTTCAAATATGTTCAACTAACGAAATCTAccacttcatttaaaaaaaaaatgcttaaTCTTAGAATACCTATTTTGTATGTGTTCTAATGAGACTTTGTAAATGAAAGCAATGTTCCTCCAAGGAATCGCATATTTTGAGCTCTACATATATCAGAGAAGATGGAACTCTATTTGGATATATCATAGAAAGCAAGTGATATTTATGTAAGAATAATCGACATTTTCAGGGGGAAATAGTTATTTCGACGAGATTGTAGATTATGTTTAACATTAGGTGTATTGAGTAATTGCACGCTTTTACTTTGTGTATTGTGGGGGTTTCTGATTTCTTCAGCAGTGTCTGGTGAATAATTTCACATCACATCtggcagagagaaaaatacagaACGCGGTTCCCCCTCTCTGTGATCTACTTGTTTCCCTTTGCGCAGACATCAATAGGAAAAGTAATCAAGCACTCATCGGTTATCTGAGGCTCTTGTTGGTGGAAAGCTCTATCATCATGGTAAGCTTggaataaataatataatatgtaCGATATATAAAAAATGAATGCAAACGTATTAAGTAAATGCACCAGAAATCTCTGTTATCTGTAGTTGGATGGAAAGGCTacctagctaactagttagctatCCAGCAATGAGTAAGCATTTAGTTAAGTTTACTAGCCACGCTACTGTACCGGTAAAAAAAAGGGTAATGAAATAGAAAgccagctaagacaacaacaaatgCTATGACTGCATCCCTAACCTGTGACTATCCCATATTTTGGGTAGAATATGATAGGAGTAGCTAACTTCTTGCTTAATGTTATTAGCTAAAATTTTAATCAAtggtagtagctagctagctagctaatgttatctattcagctaacgttagcgagcTTAGCTACTTCTTCACAACTTGAAGTCAAACTTCACTGTGTGAAGACCAAGCTGTGTTGCTAGCTAGTTAAATCAGCGCTGTTTTAGCTGAGTCATTGACTTGTTAAAGACACTTAAGAAGTAACTGTTACCATTAAAAAATGGGCTTTGGGCAGCCAATATAAACAATGGAGCAATAATGGGTTCCATGATAACATTTTCACATGCAAATTGAACTTGATTTCTATTATGGAATCAATGATGACATATTGTACTATGACGACAGCAACATGTAGGTTTCTAGATTGTGGActaatttttgtatttttcttagTTCCGCAACCAGTATGACAATGATGTCACAGTTTGGAGTCCACAGGTAAGTCTGCAAATATAGGTAACATAACAGTTCAGCTGCAATATTTGTGACTCATAACAGGTCACTGTTTTGTGTTTCAGGGGCGTATTCATCAGATTGAATATGCTATGGAAGCAGTGAAACAAGGATCTGCCACAGTGGGTCTGAAATCTCGCAGTCATGCTGTGCTTGTGGCTCTGAAGGTACAATTTGCATTGATTTTACATTTGCATTCAAGGACATGATTAAATGAAAAGTAGTGTAAAGTCTATTTATAATCCTAATTTTGTGTTCTTGTCCAGAGAGCTCAGTCCGAGTTGGCTGCCCATCAGAAGAAAATTCTACATGTCGACAGCCATATTGGCATCTCCATTGCTGGCCTCACTGCTGATGCAAGGCTACTCTGGTAAGAGAGGATCTGTTGTGCATGTTTTTTCATATTCTTGAAGAGAATTAGACAGTGTTCTTCTGACTGAGGTTAACACTTTCTTCCATCATACTCCTTCAGCAACTTTATGCGTCAGGAGTGCCTGGACTCCAGGTTTGTGTTTGATCGGCCTCTCCCTGTGTCCCGCTTGGTCACACTAATTGGAAGCAGTATCCTTTTACCACAAATTTAGTTTTTATGATGGTTAACATGAATTGTCTATATTGGTCATTTTAAAAGTTTACACCGTTGCAACTAAGACAATCCACCTTGACCTAGCACTCAGAAACCCAGATCCCTACACAGAGATATGGAAGAAGGCCTTATGGTGTGGGGTTACTCATCGCAGGATATGATGTAAGATATGTTTTGGTTGGTTTGTCCCTCTATAAATATTAGTGGAATAGTATGTCATATCTAATATTGTTTGTCTCATCTAGGATATGGGGCCACACATTTTCCAGACCTGCCCCTCTGCCAACTACTTTGATTGCAAGGCCATGTCCATAGGGGCCCGCTCCCAGTCTGCACGTACCTACTTGGAAAGACATATGGACACTTTTCTCGACTGTGAGTATTTTAAGCCTTTTCTTCTCTGCTTCTGATGTAAGCACGTTGTAAAACTTTCATTCTGTCTTGTAGGTGAACGGAATGACCTGGTTCAACATGGCCTCCGGGGACTGAGAGAAACTCTACCTGCAGAACAAGATCTTACCACAAAGGTAAACCTTAAGCTTACTGCAAGCTCTATGGTGACGCAAGATTCAGAGCGTAGCGCAATGTTGgaatgtcatttttttgtcacaAAAGGGGCAGCTTCTTGTAATACCATCCGGCATTCAACATGCTTTTCTACTGCCTGAAAATTGAGATGCGCCGTATCATTTTTTCCGCAGCCATGGGGGGCAGTGTTGTCACTTGGTTCCATCGATCCGATCTATAGATTATTAATCAAGTAGCCTAATTTCCATTGATAACCAAACAACAAGAATCCACCCAAAAAGGTATTTTGTTTAGAAGTTATAACTCAGGCTAGTGTGAAATGGTAGAACCTGctatagccaactagctagccatgTTCTTTTTTCTCTGTAAGTAAAACATTATGATGTTCTGTTTTTAGCTGATATGGGAATTAATACACAAGCAGCATATCAAACTGGGATAATGTTTTGGGCTACACTTAGTGATGTTACGTTTGATGCCTGAGCTCTGAGGCATGTGTCAAAATCTCTAAGAAGTGTACTTTGAAGCAGTGTGCCAATgcctgtatcactttatcagaagaACGTTATTAATGACGTCCGAAGCTTCATTTCATCGAACAACCACCTGATTGGTTTGGTAGAAGACAAAAAGGCTATGCTGAGCAAACAATAATTTGGCTGCTCTAAATGATTTTGAACAGTAGGCGTACACTGTGTTAATTAAAGCCTTGAGTAATGAACCTATTTGACACAATTGTCTTGAAAACCTCAGCTTCAGGAAGCTTTGTTCCCCCATCAGTAGTTAAACCTGCAAGTATACAAATATTTGCCAGTGCATATGTTTAAATTAT
This sequence is a window from Oncorhynchus clarkii lewisi isolate Uvic-CL-2024 chromosome 26, UVic_Ocla_1.0, whole genome shotgun sequence. Protein-coding genes within it:
- the LOC139385238 gene encoding proteasome subunit alpha type-1-like, with translation MFRNQYDNDVTVWSPQGRIHQIEYAMEAVKQGSATVGLKSRSHAVLVALKRAQSELAAHQKKILHVDSHIGISIAGLTADARLLCNFMRQECLDSRFVFDRPLPVSRLVTLIGSKTQIPTQRYGRRPYGVGLLIAGYDDMGPHIFQTCPSANYFDCKAMSIGARSQSARTYLERHMDTFLDCERNDLVQHGLRGLRETLPAEQDLTTKNVSIGIVGKDMEFTIYDDGDVASFLEGLEERPQRRVAQPDDEVAAEKPEEPMEL